The Flavobacterium jumunjinense genome includes a region encoding these proteins:
- a CDS encoding TonB-dependent receptor, with translation MKIFNKLTFFGFFFLITLTAFSQSRVSGSVVDASFNEPLPGANVVIKGTKDGSTTGFDGKFTISTSVTSGEIVVSYLGFKTKTIPFTVTGSSVNLGNIMLSADENQLEGIVLVGTGIIDLASDRKTPIAVSTIKAAEIQAKVGTSDITQALVNTPSVYVADQSRGYGDSNIRVRGFEQDNTAVLINGQPVNGMEDGLVYWSNWSGLTDIANGIQIQRGLGSSKLAISSVGGTINIVTRATDKKEGGFASLGVANNSYFKTLAGYNTGLNDKGWGMSIMMSHWQGEGYTIGTQGQGQNYFISVGYKPSDKHNFNFLLTGAPQYHNQSFSQSISTFLEKGRKFNGNWGISNGEFKSEVANYYHKPVANLNWDFSISDKSKLSTVIYASWGRGGSVGSVGNRIRTADGQIDFEQIYANNIASPTGASTYALRNSVNSHEWYGLITNFETKLSDVLTFNAGLDVRTYKGIHFRQITDLLGAEYYLDTNNVNIPNNQISATFDSNPWNALFNYADTGERYAWDYDERITYGGAFSQLEYSNDKFSAFFQGAISNQSHVRWDRYQYLPENEKSENVNNVGYNAKGGLAYRFNEKNVVYGNAGYYSRQPYHDNIYLNFGNDVNPLTENEKILGLELGYSFSSSYFSANLNAYRTSWKDRVTSSSNTATAGQVIGSTTLNEGDIYYVTNQGVEQLHSGVELDFTARPTQKLDLRGFASIGDWQYKGDVVTVTRDQDRNVLDEVKEDVDGGKVGGAAQTSWGLGIKYEIFTRFSFDMDWRNYNKLYSDVGSVKENLELPKYDLVDAGLSYKMLVGKDDKNSVSFRFNVNNVFNEIYLASLTTTNVAQVGDQTYNGIKVNNRGYFGLGRTWNFSLRYEF, from the coding sequence ATGAAAATTTTTAATAAACTAACATTTTTCGGGTTCTTTTTTCTAATAACCCTTACTGCTTTTTCTCAATCGAGAGTATCAGGATCGGTTGTTGATGCAAGTTTCAATGAGCCTTTACCAGGAGCAAACGTTGTTATTAAAGGAACAAAAGATGGTTCTACAACAGGTTTCGATGGTAAATTTACAATTTCAACTTCTGTAACTTCAGGAGAGATTGTTGTTTCTTACTTAGGCTTTAAAACAAAAACAATTCCATTTACAGTTACAGGTAGTAGTGTGAATTTGGGTAATATAATGCTTTCTGCTGATGAAAATCAATTAGAAGGGATTGTATTGGTAGGTACAGGTATTATTGATTTGGCTTCAGATAGAAAAACACCAATTGCTGTTTCAACGATTAAAGCTGCAGAGATTCAGGCTAAGGTAGGTACTTCTGATATTACACAAGCTTTAGTTAATACGCCATCTGTTTATGTAGCAGACCAATCTAGAGGATATGGGGATTCTAATATTAGAGTTCGTGGATTCGAGCAAGATAATACTGCGGTATTAATTAATGGACAGCCAGTAAACGGTATGGAAGACGGTTTAGTGTATTGGTCAAACTGGTCAGGCTTAACAGATATTGCTAATGGAATTCAAATTCAAAGAGGTTTAGGTTCTTCGAAATTAGCTATTTCTTCTGTTGGTGGAACTATTAATATTGTAACGAGAGCTACAGATAAAAAAGAAGGTGGTTTTGCTTCATTAGGTGTTGCAAATAATAGCTATTTTAAAACGTTAGCAGGATATAATACAGGTTTAAACGATAAAGGATGGGGAATGAGTATTATGATGTCTCATTGGCAAGGTGAAGGATATACAATAGGAACTCAAGGCCAAGGACAAAATTATTTCATCTCAGTAGGATATAAGCCTAGTGATAAACATAATTTTAATTTTTTATTAACTGGTGCTCCTCAATATCATAATCAAAGTTTTTCTCAAAGTATAAGTACTTTCTTAGAAAAAGGCAGAAAATTTAATGGTAACTGGGGTATTTCAAACGGAGAATTTAAAAGTGAAGTAGCGAATTATTATCACAAACCAGTAGCTAATTTAAACTGGGATTTTTCAATTTCTGATAAATCAAAATTATCTACTGTTATTTATGCTTCATGGGGAAGAGGTGGAAGTGTAGGAAGTGTAGGTAATAGAATAAGAACTGCAGATGGTCAAATTGATTTTGAACAGATTTATGCAAACAATATAGCAAGTCCAACAGGGGCATCTACTTACGCTTTAAGAAACTCAGTTAACAGTCATGAATGGTATGGTTTAATTACAAATTTTGAAACTAAATTATCAGACGTGCTTACTTTTAATGCAGGTTTAGATGTAAGAACATATAAAGGTATTCATTTCAGACAAATAACAGATTTGTTAGGTGCGGAGTATTATCTAGATACTAACAATGTTAATATACCTAATAATCAAATATCAGCGACTTTTGATTCTAATCCGTGGAATGCATTGTTTAATTATGCAGATACAGGAGAAAGATATGCTTGGGATTATGATGAAAGAATTACTTATGGAGGTGCCTTTTCTCAACTTGAATACTCAAATGATAAATTTTCTGCTTTCTTTCAAGGAGCAATATCTAATCAATCACACGTAAGATGGGATAGGTATCAATACTTACCTGAAAATGAAAAATCAGAAAATGTTAATAATGTTGGTTATAACGCTAAAGGAGGTCTTGCTTATAGATTTAATGAAAAAAATGTTGTTTATGGAAATGCAGGGTATTATTCTCGTCAACCATATCATGATAATATTTATTTAAATTTTGGAAATGACGTAAATCCATTAACGGAAAATGAAAAAATATTAGGTCTTGAATTAGGATATAGTTTTAGCTCTTCTTATTTTTCAGCTAACTTAAATGCTTACAGAACATCTTGGAAAGATAGAGTTACTTCTAGCTCTAATACAGCTACAGCTGGTCAAGTGATAGGTTCTACTACGTTAAATGAAGGCGATATATATTATGTTACTAATCAAGGTGTTGAACAATTACATTCAGGTGTTGAATTAGATTTTACAGCTAGACCAACTCAAAAACTTGATTTAAGAGGGTTCGCATCTATTGGTGATTGGCAATATAAAGGAGATGTAGTTACAGTTACAAGAGATCAAGATAGAAATGTTCTTGATGAAGTTAAAGAAGATGTTGATGGAGGTAAAGTTGGAGGTGCTGCTCAAACTTCATGGGGTCTAGGGATTAAATATGAAATTTTTACTCGTTTCAGTTTTGATATGGATTGGAGAAATTATAACAAATTATATTCTGATGTTGGTTCAGTAAAAGAAAATTTAGAATTACCAAAGTATGACTTAGTCGATGCTGGACTTTCTTATAAAATGTTGGTAGGAAAAGATGATAAAAATTCTGTTTCATTTAGATTTAACGTTAATAATGTATTTAATGAAATTTATTTAGCAAGTTTAACTACTACTAATGTTGCGCAAGTTGGGGATCAAACTTATAATGGAATTAAAGTGAATAATAGAGGTTATTTCGGTTTAGGAAGAACTTGGAATTTCTCTTTAAGATATGAATTCTAA
- a CDS encoding septal ring lytic transglycosylase RlpA family protein encodes MKLSTKIISVLFLLIFISSFTNNHSRCIIGKAIFFDTIKKNTTFKDSTLQDSSQVVLESFKKNVHASYYHDKFNGRRTASGEKFNNNLYTAAHRKLKFGTKVKVTNTVNDKSVIVVINDRGPFVKGREIDLSKKAFMEIAKNKNRGYLDVNIEIVKE; translated from the coding sequence ATGAAGTTATCTACAAAAATTATAAGTGTTTTATTTCTTCTTATCTTTATAAGTAGCTTTACTAATAATCACTCTAGGTGTATTATTGGTAAAGCTATTTTTTTTGACACTATAAAAAAGAATACTACTTTTAAGGATAGTACTTTGCAAGATAGTTCTCAAGTGGTTTTAGAATCATTTAAGAAAAATGTACATGCTTCTTACTATCATGATAAATTTAATGGAAGACGAACTGCAAGTGGTGAGAAGTTTAATAATAATCTTTATACAGCAGCGCATCGAAAGCTTAAATTTGGAACAAAGGTAAAAGTGACTAATACGGTAAATGACAAGAGTGTAATTGTTGTCATTAATGATAGGGGGCCTTTTGTTAAAGGCAGAGAGATAGATTTGTCAAAAAAAGCTTTTATGGAAATAGCAAAGAATAAAAATCGAGGCTATTTAGATGTCAATATAGAAATAGTAAAAGAGTAA
- a CDS encoding GbsR/MarR family transcriptional regulator — MHEEKLEIIELLGVHFEQLYNIPPLAARILGTLIIDGCKSGLTFEDLVEKMKASKSSISTNLNLLQKMEKINYFTIVGDRKKYFKAAPLSERLENYLTLVNNEKILIDKIINYREKNISCKQEEINLQNSYAYKEHMLKAEQLLTNTINKFKEIEIKNQSNK; from the coding sequence ATGCATGAAGAGAAACTAGAAATAATAGAATTATTGGGAGTTCATTTTGAACAACTTTATAATATTCCACCTTTGGCAGCAAGAATTTTAGGAACTTTAATTATCGATGGTTGTAAGAGTGGATTAACATTTGAAGATTTAGTTGAAAAAATGAAGGCGAGCAAAAGTTCAATTTCTACCAATTTGAATTTACTTCAAAAAATGGAAAAAATTAACTATTTCACAATTGTTGGTGATAGGAAAAAGTATTTCAAAGCAGCACCTTTAAGTGAACGATTAGAGAATTATTTAACATTAGTAAACAATGAAAAGATATTAATTGATAAAATTATCAATTATAGGGAAAAGAATATTTCTTGCAAACAGGAAGAAATAAACCTCCAAAACAGTTATGCTTATAAAGAACATATGTTAAAAGCGGAACAACTTTTAACGAATACTATAAATAAGTTTAAAGAAATAGAAATAAAAAACCAATCCAATAAATAA
- a CDS encoding efflux RND transporter periplasmic adaptor subunit gives MKKKIYFISALILAISLISCNKKQDEKKGNAPMPYKVVQVSKSNTTLLAEYPTKLEGITDIDIRPKVDGYIEKIYVDEGQEVKKGQLLFKLETQTATQDAGAAKARVDMAQVEVNRLMPLVERKIISDVQLETAKANLASAKSTYQSIIARINYATIKSPVNGIVGTLPLRIGSYVSSQTAEPLTRISDISKVYAYFSINEKEQLDIMMNAEGKTFQDKIGKMPAVNLVLSNGLAYQESGKIETFSGQANSQTGSFNVRASFPNPARLLRSGGSGVIQIPTNLKDVILIPQNATVELQDKRIALIVDNESKVKFVPIEVRAVPGGKYFVVDKGLNTNDKFLVEGVGIITEGTPIKPQVIDLKQLDTPKK, from the coding sequence ATGAAAAAGAAGATATATTTTATAAGTGCATTAATTTTAGCAATTAGCTTAATCTCTTGTAATAAAAAGCAAGATGAAAAAAAAGGAAATGCTCCAATGCCTTATAAAGTCGTTCAAGTATCAAAAAGCAATACTACGTTACTTGCAGAATACCCAACTAAACTAGAAGGGATTACCGATATTGACATTCGCCCAAAAGTAGATGGTTATATTGAAAAAATATATGTAGATGAAGGGCAAGAAGTTAAAAAAGGACAATTATTGTTCAAGTTAGAGACACAAACAGCTACACAAGACGCAGGTGCTGCAAAAGCGAGAGTTGATATGGCTCAGGTAGAAGTTAATCGATTAATGCCTTTAGTGGAACGTAAAATTATTAGTGATGTACAATTAGAAACAGCTAAAGCAAATTTAGCTAGTGCAAAAAGTACGTATCAAAGTATAATTGCAAGAATAAACTATGCAACTATTAAAAGTCCAGTAAACGGAATCGTAGGAACACTACCACTTCGAATAGGAAGCTATGTAAGTAGTCAAACTGCAGAACCTTTAACTCGAATTTCAGATATTAGTAAAGTGTATGCTTATTTTTCAATAAATGAAAAAGAGCAATTAGATATAATGATGAATGCTGAAGGAAAAACTTTTCAAGATAAAATTGGAAAAATGCCAGCAGTAAATTTAGTTTTAAGTAATGGTTTAGCATATCAAGAGTCAGGGAAAATAGAAACATTTAGTGGTCAAGCCAATTCACAAACAGGTTCATTTAATGTAAGAGCAAGTTTTCCAAATCCAGCTAGACTATTACGTTCTGGAGGAAGTGGAGTTATTCAAATCCCAACTAATTTGAAAGATGTGATTTTAATTCCTCAAAATGCAACCGTAGAATTACAAGACAAAAGAATCGCATTAATAGTTGACAATGAAAGCAAGGTGAAATTTGTTCCTATTGAAGTTCGTGCAGTTCCTGGTGGAAAGTATTTTGTTGTAGATAAAGGATTAAATACAAATGATAAATTCCTAGTGGAAGGTGTTGGTATTATTACTGAAGGAACACCAATTAAGCCACAAGTAATTGACTTAAAACAATTAGATACTCCAAAAAAATAA
- a CDS encoding efflux RND transporter permease subunit, giving the protein MFSKFIDRPVLSTVISIIIVILGVLGLTSLPVSQYPEIAPPTVSVSANYQGASAEVVMNSVVIPLEEQINGVEDMTYMTSTSNNDGSASINIYFKLGTNPDLAAVNVQNRVSRATPLLPQEVTRAGVTTSKRQSDNILIFSLYSENPEYDDTFLQNYANINILPKIKRVAGVGDAVIFGQRDYSMRIWLKPDVMAAYGLIPSDVTALLAEQNIEAAPGQLGESGDQSFQYALKYKGRLQSTEEFEQIIVRSTEGGEVLRLKDVARIELGAVSYAGSARTNGNKSVAIAIAQTAGSNAQEVIENSLKVLDVSAVNFPKGVKYAILINANDFLEESISKVIYTLIEAFLLVFLVVFVFLQDWRSTLIPAISVPVAIVGTFFFLSLFGFTINLLTLFALVLAVGIVVDDAIVVVEAVHAKMEAGEHDPKKATHSAMNDISSAIISITLVMSAVFIPVSFISGSAGVFYKQFGLTLAVSIVLSAINALTLSPALCAIFLKPHNEEEKKKGVLQRFYSSFNVAFDVTTAKYKKSVEFFIKRKWVAFLGIAVFAGIFVLLLNITPKAFVPGEDTGAILSDVSLPPGTSLERTEEVLLQIENQVKDLPEIKEVLRISGRSLISGTGSNYGMVIVKLKPWADRPDANQEITAVVGELFKRASSVKDAKVLFFGRPTLVGFGFTNGFEFQLQDQKGGTIKELSEVNNKFLAALNSRPEIKYAATSFSPNYPQYLIDLDVANIKNSGLTVTDVLGTMQGYYGGVYASNFNKFGKQYRVVYQSDPKFRTDPASLKSVMVRNNKGQMAPISQFVTLKKVFGPQAIERFNLFTSIKITGAPNEGFSTGDAIQAVQEVASQSLPIGYGYEFSGLTREEISAGGQTLYIFLLCLIFVYFLLAAQYESYMLPFAVLLSLPVGLAGAYIFAYFFNVSNNIYLQITLIMLIGLLAKNAILIVEFAADARRKGWSISQAALQGATARLRPILMTSFAFILGLMPLMLARGAGAVGNKAIGTGAIGGMLIGTILGVFVIPVLFIVFQNLQEKVSSKTIETTKEDAENL; this is encoded by the coding sequence ATGTTTTCAAAATTTATTGACAGACCTGTATTGTCAACGGTGATTTCTATTATCATCGTTATTTTGGGAGTTCTAGGATTAACTTCACTTCCAGTCTCACAGTATCCAGAAATAGCACCGCCAACGGTATCAGTATCTGCAAATTATCAAGGTGCAAGTGCTGAAGTTGTTATGAACTCAGTAGTCATTCCATTAGAAGAACAAATTAATGGTGTGGAAGACATGACTTACATGACTTCTACTTCAAATAATGACGGTTCTGCTTCGATTAATATTTATTTTAAATTAGGTACAAATCCAGATTTAGCAGCGGTAAATGTTCAAAATAGAGTATCTCGTGCAACACCTTTGTTACCACAAGAAGTAACTAGAGCGGGTGTAACAACATCAAAAAGACAAAGTGATAACATCTTAATTTTCTCTTTATACAGTGAGAACCCAGAATATGATGATACTTTTCTTCAGAATTATGCCAATATCAATATTTTACCAAAAATAAAACGTGTAGCTGGTGTAGGAGATGCAGTTATATTTGGACAAAGAGATTATTCAATGCGAATTTGGTTGAAACCAGATGTAATGGCTGCTTATGGACTTATTCCATCTGATGTTACTGCATTATTGGCGGAACAAAATATTGAAGCTGCTCCCGGACAATTAGGAGAAAGTGGTGATCAATCTTTTCAATATGCCTTAAAATATAAAGGACGTTTACAAAGTACCGAAGAGTTTGAACAAATTATAGTTCGCTCAACAGAAGGTGGAGAAGTTCTTAGGTTAAAAGATGTGGCAAGAATTGAACTTGGAGCGGTGAGTTATGCCGGTAGTGCAAGAACAAACGGAAATAAATCCGTAGCAATTGCTATTGCGCAAACTGCTGGTTCAAACGCACAAGAAGTTATTGAAAACTCGTTGAAAGTATTAGATGTTTCGGCTGTTAATTTTCCTAAAGGTGTAAAATATGCAATTCTTATTAACGCAAATGATTTCTTAGAGGAATCAATCTCTAAAGTTATTTACACATTAATTGAAGCTTTTCTATTAGTATTTTTAGTGGTTTTTGTGTTTTTACAAGATTGGAGATCAACGCTAATTCCTGCTATATCTGTACCAGTTGCCATCGTAGGAACATTCTTTTTCTTGAGTTTATTTGGGTTTACCATTAATTTATTAACCTTGTTTGCGCTAGTACTTGCCGTCGGAATTGTAGTAGATGATGCTATTGTGGTAGTGGAAGCTGTACATGCTAAAATGGAAGCTGGTGAACACGACCCTAAGAAAGCAACACATAGTGCTATGAATGATATTAGTAGTGCTATTATTTCCATAACATTAGTGATGTCGGCTGTATTTATTCCAGTTTCGTTTATTAGTGGTTCAGCAGGAGTTTTCTATAAACAATTTGGATTAACATTAGCGGTGTCAATTGTATTGTCTGCAATTAACGCACTTACTCTTTCACCGGCTTTGTGTGCAATATTCTTAAAACCTCATAACGAAGAAGAAAAGAAAAAAGGTGTTTTACAACGTTTCTATTCTTCATTTAATGTTGCTTTTGATGTAACTACTGCTAAATATAAAAAATCAGTAGAGTTTTTTATCAAACGTAAATGGGTAGCATTTTTAGGAATAGCTGTTTTTGCTGGGATATTTGTATTGCTTTTAAATATTACTCCAAAAGCATTTGTACCTGGTGAAGATACAGGAGCAATTTTATCTGATGTATCATTGCCTCCTGGAACTTCTCTAGAAAGAACAGAAGAAGTATTATTACAGATTGAAAATCAAGTAAAAGATTTACCTGAAATCAAAGAAGTACTTCGTATTTCTGGTCGAAGTTTAATTAGTGGAACGGGTAGTAACTACGGAATGGTTATCGTAAAATTAAAACCATGGGCAGATCGTCCAGATGCAAATCAGGAAATTACGGCTGTTGTTGGAGAATTGTTTAAACGAGCATCATCAGTAAAAGATGCTAAAGTATTATTCTTTGGTCGTCCAACATTAGTAGGGTTTGGTTTTACCAATGGATTTGAATTTCAGTTACAAGATCAAAAAGGAGGAACTATTAAAGAATTGAGTGAGGTGAATAATAAATTTTTAGCGGCTCTAAATAGTCGTCCAGAAATTAAATATGCAGCCACTTCGTTTTCTCCAAATTATCCACAATATCTTATTGATCTTGATGTTGCTAATATTAAGAATTCTGGTCTAACAGTAACCGATGTATTAGGAACAATGCAAGGATACTATGGTGGAGTTTATGCCTCTAATTTTAATAAATTTGGTAAACAATATAGAGTTGTTTATCAATCTGATCCTAAATTTAGAACAGATCCAGCATCTCTAAAAAGTGTAATGGTTCGAAATAATAAAGGACAAATGGCTCCAATTTCACAATTTGTGACATTAAAGAAAGTGTTTGGGCCACAAGCCATAGAGCGTTTTAACTTGTTTACTTCAATTAAAATTACAGGTGCTCCAAATGAAGGTTTTAGTACTGGTGATGCTATTCAAGCGGTACAAGAAGTAGCAAGTCAAAGTTTACCAATTGGTTATGGATATGAGTTCTCTGGTTTAACTCGTGAAGAAATTAGTGCAGGCGGACAAACACTTTATATTTTCTTATTATGTTTAATATTTGTTTATTTCTTATTAGCAGCTCAATATGAAAGTTATATGTTGCCGTTTGCTGTTTTACTATCGTTACCAGTAGGTTTAGCTGGCGCCTATATTTTTGCCTATTTCTTTAATGTAAGTAATAATATTTATCTCCAAATTACTTTAATTATGCTTATTGGTCTTCTGGCCAAAAATGCCATTCTTATAGTTGAGTTTGCGGCTGATGCGCGACGAAAAGGTTGGAGTATTTCGCAAGCCGCTTTGCAAGGAGCAACGGCACGTTTACGTCCAATTTTAATGACATCATTTGCATTTATTCTTGGATTAATGCCATTAATGTTAGCAAGAGGAGCTGGTGCAGTTGGAAACAAAGCAATTGGAACTGGAGCCATTGGAGGAATGTTGATAGGTACCATTTTAGGAGTTTTTGTAATACCAGTATTGTTTATCGTTTTCCAAAATTTACAAGAAAAAGTGAGTAGTAAAACTATTGAAACGACTAAAGAAGATGCTGAAAATTTATAA
- a CDS encoding TolC family protein, giving the protein MKKQNIIKGSLLVFTMVVVQSCFVAKNYEKPQIDTENLYRTEQIADSTSLAMMSWDKLFTDEQLQAYINEAIQNNLDMKIALQNMAAAEATLKQSKAGYLPSINTTATLTHQELSKNSQFGRIFNGSIDQYDFSAKLSWEADIWGKIRSTKRASAAKYLESTVAKQAIQTELVANLASLYYQILAIDEQIKVVTTTLENRNASVEVIKALKDAGSVNEVAVQQTEAQLYAVQIILEDLNYNVKILENSFNQLLGKPSNNVERGLFENQKIDAEIKTGLPAFLLSQRPDVVAAELNFRNAFELKNVAKSYFYPSLTLNATGGFQSLELKEWFSTNSLFATLIGGIAQPIFNQRQNKTRLEVAKVNQQKAYLQFEKSLLVAGKEVSDALANYENETNKLTIREKQVEALKKAADYSDELLQYGMVNYLEVLTAKDNALNTEINYIDNKYKQLNAVITLYKALGGGN; this is encoded by the coding sequence ATGAAAAAACAAAATATAATTAAAGGAAGTCTTTTAGTTTTTACAATGGTTGTTGTGCAATCTTGTTTTGTAGCTAAGAACTACGAAAAACCTCAAATAGATACAGAAAACCTTTATAGAACAGAACAAATAGCAGATAGTACATCTTTAGCGATGATGTCTTGGGATAAATTGTTTACTGATGAACAACTGCAAGCTTATATTAACGAAGCAATTCAGAATAATTTAGATATGAAAATTGCTTTACAAAATATGGCTGCAGCTGAAGCCACTCTAAAGCAAAGTAAAGCAGGCTATTTGCCAAGTATTAATACTACAGCTACTTTAACGCATCAGGAATTGTCTAAAAACAGTCAGTTTGGGCGTATTTTTAATGGTTCTATAGATCAATATGACTTTTCTGCAAAGTTATCTTGGGAAGCAGATATTTGGGGAAAGATAAGAAGTACAAAAAGAGCTTCAGCAGCAAAATATTTAGAATCTACAGTAGCCAAACAAGCTATTCAAACAGAACTGGTTGCTAATTTAGCTTCATTGTATTATCAAATATTAGCTATAGATGAACAGATTAAGGTGGTTACTACAACTTTAGAGAATAGAAATGCAAGTGTCGAAGTAATTAAAGCTTTGAAAGATGCAGGAAGTGTAAATGAAGTTGCTGTACAGCAAACTGAAGCACAACTTTATGCTGTTCAAATTATTTTAGAGGATTTAAATTATAATGTGAAAATTTTAGAAAATTCATTCAATCAATTATTAGGAAAGCCATCTAATAACGTAGAAAGAGGTTTGTTTGAAAATCAAAAAATTGATGCAGAAATCAAAACAGGTTTACCTGCTTTTTTACTAAGCCAAAGACCAGATGTTGTTGCAGCTGAATTAAACTTTAGAAATGCTTTTGAATTGAAAAATGTTGCCAAAAGTTATTTCTATCCTTCATTGACTTTAAATGCGACAGGAGGTTTTCAAAGTTTAGAATTAAAAGAATGGTTCAGTACAAATTCTTTGTTTGCAACGCTTATAGGCGGAATTGCACAACCAATTTTTAATCAAAGACAAAATAAAACACGTTTAGAAGTGGCAAAAGTGAATCAGCAGAAAGCCTATTTGCAATTTGAAAAATCATTATTAGTAGCAGGTAAAGAAGTGTCGGATGCTTTGGCTAATTATGAAAATGAAACAAATAAATTAACGATTAGAGAAAAACAAGTTGAAGCTTTAAAAAAAGCAGCAGATTATTCTGATGAATTATTACAATACGGAATGGTAAATTACCTTGAAGTTTTGACAGCAAAAGATAATGCGTTAAATACTGAAATAAACTATATCGATAATAAATACAAACAACTTAATGCTGTAATTACACTTTATAAGGCATTAGGAGGTGGTAATTAA
- a CDS encoding TetR/AcrR family transcriptional regulator: MDKKSEIIEKALHHFLRKGCKIITMNDIANEFSVSKKTLYSLFENKEMLLSEAVDLLWNNYLKEVATIQATNENPIQKIVLVYKKTIDVISSIEPIFIISLRKYHQKVMRKYANNRNTLINDVVLKLLIEAQQNAFIDDKINLVLFCEVNFKDIEERIWRINFLEKYSKEDALEYFIKRKLRGILSVPFLFLSD, encoded by the coding sequence ATGGATAAAAAATCTGAAATAATTGAAAAGGCATTACATCATTTTCTTAGAAAAGGATGTAAAATTATTACGATGAATGATATTGCAAATGAATTTTCTGTATCTAAAAAAACACTTTATTCTCTTTTTGAAAACAAAGAAATGCTTTTGTCTGAAGCAGTAGATTTATTATGGAATAATTATTTAAAAGAAGTTGCAACAATACAAGCAACGAATGAAAACCCGATTCAAAAAATAGTTTTAGTTTATAAAAAAACGATAGATGTTATAAGTAGTATTGAGCCTATTTTTATTATTAGTTTAAGAAAATACCATCAAAAAGTGATGCGTAAATATGCAAATAATAGAAACACGTTAATTAATGATGTTGTGTTAAAATTACTGATTGAAGCACAACAAAATGCTTTTATAGACGACAAAATTAATCTAGTTCTATTTTGTGAAGTCAATTTTAAAGACATTGAAGAACGTATTTGGAGGATAAATTTTCTTGAAAAATATTCTAAAGAAGACGCTTTAGAATATTTTATCAAAAGAAAATTAAGAGGTATACTTTCTGTTCCGTTTTTATTTTTGTCCGATTAA
- a CDS encoding CYTH domain-containing protein, with the protein MIEIERKFLVRSNAFLKDAIKSNRIVQGYLSSNPERTVRIRIKGSCGYLTIKGMSNASGMSRMEWEKEISIEDAEELLLLCEKGTIDKIRHEVIVGTHVFEVDVFNLENEGLIIAEVELSSEDEKFEKPKWLGDEVTQDKRYYNSYLSKNPYKNW; encoded by the coding sequence ATGATTGAAATAGAGAGAAAGTTTTTGGTAAGATCTAATGCTTTTTTAAAGGATGCAATTAAGTCTAATAGAATCGTTCAAGGATACTTGTCTAGCAATCCAGAAAGAACTGTCAGAATTAGAATTAAAGGATCTTGTGGTTACCTAACCATTAAAGGAATGAGCAATGCTTCCGGAATGAGTAGAATGGAATGGGAAAAAGAAATTTCAATTGAGGATGCAGAAGAGTTATTACTGCTTTGTGAAAAAGGAACAATTGACAAAATTAGACATGAAGTAATAGTTGGTACTCATGTTTTTGAAGTTGATGTTTTTAATCTAGAAAATGAAGGACTAATTATTGCTGAAGTTGAGCTTTCAAGTGAAGATGAAAAATTTGAAAAACCTAAATGGCTTGGAGATGAAGTTACGCAAGACAAACGGTATTACAATTCTTATTTAAGCAAGAATCCATATAAGAACTGGTAA